A portion of the Lysinibacillus timonensis genome contains these proteins:
- a CDS encoding Rrf2 family transcriptional regulator, whose amino-acid sequence MSISSRFSVGIHILALIEINKSGISTSEFLAGSVNTNPAVIRKIMGMLKTAGLVNVRPGVAGAELAKELSEITLFDVYKAVNVVQENELFTVHDNPNPQCPVGKNIQNTIEPLFTSAQLAMEKVLKSFTLEDVVKDITTKENIC is encoded by the coding sequence ATGTCAATTAGTAGTCGATTTTCTGTAGGTATTCATATATTAGCTCTTATTGAGATAAATAAAAGTGGGATAAGTACTTCAGAGTTTTTAGCAGGAAGTGTAAATACAAATCCTGCTGTAATCAGAAAAATTATGGGGATGCTTAAAACTGCAGGTTTGGTCAACGTTCGACCAGGCGTAGCAGGTGCTGAACTTGCAAAAGAATTATCTGAAATTACACTGTTTGATGTTTATAAGGCAGTGAATGTTGTACAGGAAAATGAATTATTTACCGTACATGATAATCCAAATCCTCAATGTCCTGTAGGTAAGAACATTCAAAATACAATTGAACCATTATTTACATCAGCCCAATTAGCAATGGAGAAGGTTTTAAAAAGTTTTACTTTAGAAGATGTTGTGAAGGATATTACAACTAAAGAAAATATTTGTTAA
- the nhaC gene encoding Na+/H+ antiporter NhaC, protein MFSIESKTKPSVFEALFIVLIVISIISIAIGKLGAVPHIPILLSIILLIFYGLLKRVPFKVLEESMRSGAFSGIGAIYIFFLIGILISSWILSGTIPTLLYMGFSLVTASFFYAIVFIITAIIGTAIGSSLTTVATIGVAFISIAGAIDASLVLTAGAIVSGAFFGDKMSPLSDTTNLAASIVNIDLFEHIKNMSWTTIPAFLISGVLYAVLSPSVSGVNNTVIAFYQTSLLNTNFVHWYAIVPLLVLIVCTFKKVPAFLTLIVSSLVALFLSLFHTSLSVSEYFAILYSGYVSKTGVEVIDSLLTRGGISSMFFTIMLVVLSLSMGGLLFALGIIQTLLSKIEHLLKSVGALITGTAFTAIGMNIVVGEQYLSILLTGEAFKQQYKGLGLHPKNLSRVMEDAGTVVNPLVPWSVCGLFIASMLNVSVIDYLPFAFFCLLSPILTILFGWLNLTISKN, encoded by the coding sequence ATGTTCTCAATTGAGTCAAAAACAAAACCGTCAGTATTCGAAGCATTATTCATTGTCTTAATCGTTATTTCAATCATTTCTATTGCGATAGGAAAGCTTGGTGCTGTACCACATATCCCTATTCTTTTATCGATTATTCTTCTCATTTTTTACGGTTTGCTAAAACGTGTGCCATTTAAAGTGTTGGAAGAAAGTATGAGATCTGGAGCCTTTTCAGGAATAGGAGCTATCTATATCTTTTTTTTAATAGGTATACTAATTAGTAGTTGGATTTTAAGCGGTACGATACCAACGCTTTTATATATGGGTTTTTCTCTCGTCACTGCTAGTTTCTTTTATGCGATTGTATTTATCATTACAGCAATTATCGGTACAGCAATTGGTAGTTCATTGACAACTGTAGCGACAATTGGGGTTGCTTTTATAAGTATTGCAGGAGCTATTGATGCATCGCTTGTCTTGACGGCTGGCGCGATTGTATCTGGCGCTTTTTTTGGCGATAAGATGTCTCCATTGTCAGATACAACCAATTTAGCTGCGAGCATCGTCAATATTGATCTATTTGAACATATTAAAAATATGAGTTGGACAACGATTCCTGCGTTTTTAATTAGCGGTGTCCTATATGCTGTTTTATCCCCTTCAGTTTCAGGAGTAAATAACACGGTAATTGCGTTCTATCAGACTAGTTTGCTAAATACAAATTTTGTGCATTGGTATGCGATTGTGCCATTGCTAGTCTTGATTGTTTGCACATTCAAAAAAGTGCCGGCATTTTTAACACTTATTGTTAGTTCCCTTGTAGCACTTTTCTTATCACTATTTCATACGTCTTTATCAGTTAGTGAGTACTTTGCAATTTTATATAGTGGATATGTTTCTAAAACAGGGGTTGAAGTTATTGATTCACTCTTAACTCGTGGTGGTATCAGTAGTATGTTCTTTACAATTATGCTTGTGGTGCTTAGCCTCAGCATGGGTGGGTTATTGTTTGCTTTAGGTATTATTCAAACATTGCTTAGCAAAATTGAACATTTATTAAAATCAGTTGGTGCGTTGATTACAGGGACGGCTTTTACTGCAATTGGTATGAACATAGTAGTTGGAGAACAGTATTTATCGATTTTATTAACAGGGGAAGCCTTTAAGCAACAATATAAAGGACTAGGCTTACATCCGAAAAATTTAAGCCGGGTAATGGAAGATGCGGGTACAGTCGTCAATCCGCTTGTGCCTTGGAGTGTTTGTGGTTTATTTATTGCCTCAATGCTTAACGTTTCCGTGATTGACTATTTGCCTTTTGCGTTCTTTTGCTTACTAAGTCCAATCCTTACGATACTATTTGGATGGTTAAACCTGACAATATCAAAAAACTAA
- a CDS encoding ABC transporter permease, whose amino-acid sequence MVKMIVKRLGFLVFVVFGVTLVTFFMSHVIPGDPASMIAGQRASEETIQSIRQQLGLDQPIWIQYFHYIGDLLTGDLGTSIRTQRPVIEDLIAYFPATLELAIAAFIIAIIFGIPLGVLAALKKNSFWDYFSRIFSISGVSIPVFFSGLIVILIFYGQLGWFPSNGRIALDINPPTHITGFYIIDSLLTGDMIALKSSLQHLFLPALVLSYAQLAVITRQVRASMLEVMSQEYIRTAVANGIKGYLLIVSYALKNALIPTVTVIGVAFGSLLGGAVVTETIFGWPGMGKFVVDSIEYLDFPAMMGFTIIISIGYVVINLIVDIVYAMLNPQIKG is encoded by the coding sequence ATGGTAAAGATGATTGTGAAACGATTAGGGTTTCTTGTGTTTGTTGTATTTGGAGTGACATTGGTGACATTCTTTATGTCCCATGTCATTCCAGGAGACCCAGCAAGCATGATTGCTGGACAGAGAGCAAGCGAAGAAACAATACAATCCATTCGTCAACAATTGGGTCTAGATCAACCAATCTGGATCCAATATTTTCACTACATTGGTGATTTATTGACAGGTGATTTAGGTACATCAATACGAACGCAGCGACCAGTAATAGAAGATTTAATTGCATATTTCCCTGCAACACTTGAATTAGCTATTGCAGCTTTTATCATTGCCATTATTTTCGGCATACCATTAGGGGTACTTGCAGCATTAAAAAAGAATTCGTTTTGGGATTATTTTAGCCGAATCTTTTCTATTAGTGGCGTTTCAATTCCGGTTTTCTTTAGCGGTCTCATTGTTATTTTAATTTTTTATGGGCAATTAGGATGGTTCCCTTCTAATGGAAGAATCGCACTTGATATTAATCCGCCAACACATATAACAGGGTTTTATATTATAGATAGTTTGTTAACTGGGGATATGATTGCCCTAAAGAGTAGTTTACAACATTTGTTTTTGCCTGCTTTAGTATTGTCTTATGCTCAACTAGCGGTCATAACAAGACAAGTTCGAGCTAGTATGCTTGAAGTCATGAGTCAAGAATATATTCGTACTGCAGTTGCAAATGGAATTAAGGGATATCTATTAATTGTCTCCTATGCATTGAAAAATGCATTAATTCCAACAGTAACTGTAATAGGGGTTGCTTTTGGATCATTGCTCGGAGGTGCAGTTGTTACAGAGACGATCTTTGGCTGGCCAGGAATGGGGAAATTTGTAGTAGATTCTATTGAGTATTTAGATTTTCCTGCAATGATGGGTTTTACAATCATTATTAGTATAGGGTATGTAGTCATTAATTTAATTGTTGATATTGTGTATGCAATGTTAAATCCACAAATAAAAGGATAG
- a CDS encoding ABC transporter substrate-binding protein has product MMKKLSYVFLFIVITILLSACMENANAPTSTETTSNENEPTTETSNNDQLVIAIPADVTSLDPAITMDNTTWKIIYNVYERLVDYDGATTNIKPGVAKDWDVSEDGKTWTFYLEEGHTFSDGTPVDAEAVKASFDRSLKIDQGPAGVFSMVSEIRVDDPMTVTFVLSDPFPPFLSTLAANYGNIVNPKVLEHDQDGDLGQNYLATNTMGSGPYQLTDWKKGDSLKLELNEHSKVQPAIKTVLFKIVGDPSVQRMQLEKGEIDIAEGIPVDQIDTVKSLNNVELLQQPSLLVDYIYINNNNGNPALQDIKVRQALNYGIDYASLIDGVQLGYATQMQGPIPDGIWGHDKSVKQYNYDVEKAKELLNEAGVENLEIDLLYSDNKTWWETEALMIQANLAEIGVKVNLNKVAYATSREMMDKGEFDLALGVWSPDFGDPFMFMNYWFDSSNHGLAGNRAFYTNSEVDKLLKEAATNNNQGQREEIYKQIQDIVIEEAPYILLYQKDFMLPISKDVKGFVYNPMLEGMYNLTEMSK; this is encoded by the coding sequence ATGATGAAAAAACTGAGTTATGTGTTTCTTTTTATAGTAATTACAATTCTTCTATCAGCTTGTATGGAAAATGCTAATGCCCCTACTTCTACTGAAACGACATCAAATGAAAACGAACCTACTACTGAAACCTCTAACAATGATCAATTAGTCATAGCGATTCCTGCAGACGTAACTTCTTTAGATCCAGCAATAACAATGGATAATACGACATGGAAAATCATATATAACGTTTACGAAAGATTAGTAGACTATGATGGTGCAACAACAAATATTAAACCAGGCGTTGCAAAAGACTGGGATGTAAGTGAAGACGGAAAAACATGGACGTTTTATTTAGAAGAAGGTCATACATTCTCAGATGGTACTCCTGTTGATGCAGAAGCGGTAAAAGCAAGTTTTGACCGCAGTTTAAAAATTGATCAGGGGCCTGCAGGTGTATTCAGTATGGTATCTGAAATTCGAGTAGACGACCCAATGACTGTTACATTTGTACTTTCTGACCCATTCCCTCCATTCTTGTCAACATTAGCAGCTAACTATGGGAACATTGTAAATCCAAAAGTGTTGGAACATGATCAAGATGGAGACTTAGGTCAAAATTACTTAGCTACAAACACAATGGGTAGTGGTCCTTATCAATTAACGGATTGGAAAAAAGGAGATTCATTAAAACTTGAATTAAATGAACATTCAAAAGTGCAACCAGCAATTAAAACAGTACTATTTAAAATTGTTGGAGATCCTTCTGTACAACGAATGCAATTAGAGAAAGGTGAAATTGATATTGCTGAGGGTATTCCAGTAGATCAAATTGATACTGTAAAATCGTTAAACAATGTTGAGTTATTACAACAACCAAGTCTATTAGTAGATTATATCTATATTAATAACAATAATGGGAATCCTGCTCTTCAGGATATCAAGGTTCGCCAAGCACTAAACTATGGTATTGATTATGCAAGTTTAATAGATGGCGTTCAATTAGGTTATGCTACACAAATGCAAGGGCCAATCCCTGATGGTATTTGGGGACATGATAAATCAGTAAAACAATATAACTATGACGTAGAAAAAGCGAAAGAATTACTGAATGAGGCTGGGGTAGAAAATTTAGAGATTGATTTACTATATTCAGATAATAAGACTTGGTGGGAAACTGAAGCTTTAATGATACAAGCGAATTTAGCTGAAATCGGCGTAAAAGTGAATTTAAACAAAGTAGCATATGCAACATCAAGAGAAATGATGGATAAAGGTGAATTCGATCTTGCTTTAGGTGTTTGGAGTCCAGACTTTGGTGATCCATTTATGTTTATGAACTATTGGTTCGATTCAAGTAATCACGGCCTAGCTGGAAACAGAGCATTCTATACGAATAGTGAAGTAGATAAATTGCTGAAGGAAGCAGCTACGAATAATAATCAAGGGCAACGAGAGGAAATTTATAAGCAAATCCAAGATATCGTAATAGAGGAAGCACCATATATCTTATTGTATCAAAAAGATTTTATGTTACCGATAAGTAAAGATGTAAAAGGCTTCGTCTATAATCCAATGTTAGAAGGTATGTACAACTTAACCGAAATGTCTAAATAA
- a CDS encoding NAD(P)-dependent oxidoreductase has protein sequence MKIAIIGASGKAGSLILKEALSRGHDVTAIVRDASKLDDKNVTIIEKTIFDLTSNDVKEFDVVVNAFGAPLGEEQEHVDAGHALIEALKGTKTRAIIVGGAGSLYVDESKTVTVMETPDFPDIFIPTAKGQGRNLQELQETSNITWTFISPSAMFDAEGKRTGSYKSGKDHLLVNSKGESYISYADYAIAVVDEIENPQHINERFTVVGEAE, from the coding sequence ATGAAAATTGCAATTATTGGAGCAAGTGGTAAAGCGGGAAGTCTTATTTTGAAAGAAGCTCTTAGTCGTGGACATGACGTGACTGCTATTGTGAGAGATGCTTCAAAACTAGACGATAAAAACGTAACGATTATTGAGAAAACAATATTTGATCTTACATCGAATGATGTGAAAGAGTTTGACGTAGTTGTTAACGCATTCGGTGCGCCTCTTGGCGAAGAGCAAGAACACGTTGATGCTGGGCATGCATTAATTGAGGCACTAAAAGGAACTAAAACAAGAGCAATTATTGTAGGTGGAGCTGGAAGTCTTTATGTAGATGAAAGCAAAACAGTTACGGTAATGGAAACACCTGATTTTCCAGATATATTTATCCCAACTGCAAAAGGTCAAGGACGTAATTTACAAGAATTGCAGGAAACTTCTAATATTACATGGACATTTATTAGTCCTTCAGCGATGTTCGATGCGGAAGGAAAAAGAACTGGTTCATATAAGTCTGGAAAAGACCATCTTTTGGTTAATTCAAAAGGTGAAAGCTATATCAGCTATGCAGACTATGCGATTGCAGTAGTGGATGAAATTGAAAATCCTCAACATATTAATGAACGTTTTACAGTTGTCGGGGAAGCAGAATAA
- a CDS encoding N-terminal phage integrase SAM-like domain-containing protein, which produces MRSIKVQNDVFDTFFFWRISFIYSNFFNYFMDFSEYVDNWFENHYQNRIKQTSAINSQYIIEKHILVENPFATKDIAKITTADIDLFYSLILKENYCTNLGIRVTLKQS; this is translated from the coding sequence TTGAGAAGTATCAAAGTACAGAATGATGTCTTTGATACTTTTTTCTTTTGGAGAATTTCCTTTATTTATAGCAATTTCTTTAACTACTTTATGGATTTCTCGGAGTATGTTGATAATTGGTTTGAAAACCATTACCAAAATCGGATTAAACAAACATCTGCAATAAATAGTCAGTACATTATAGAGAAACATATCTTAGTTGAAAATCCATTTGCAACAAAGGATATTGCCAAGATAACGACTGCTGATATTGACCTTTTCTATAGCCTAATACTAAAAGAGAATTATTGTACGAATTTGGGGATTCGTGTGACTTTGAAACAAAGTTGA
- a CDS encoding nuclear transport factor 2 family protein has translation MEEKLIYEYEERLRKAMVNSDVENLDKLLSDKLAFVSPFGHVITKKDDIEVHKSGMQKITKIEFLSQKIIPLVDAVVTITQAQVKSILAGEHREDELCYTRVWQSDENGFKVISGSCNFVQKS, from the coding sequence TTGGAAGAGAAATTAATTTATGAATATGAAGAAAGGTTACGGAAAGCTATGGTAAATAGCGATGTAGAAAATCTTGATAAACTTCTCAGTGATAAACTTGCATTTGTTAGTCCCTTTGGACATGTAATAACGAAGAAAGATGACATTGAAGTTCATAAGTCAGGGATGCAGAAAATTACTAAAATAGAATTTTTAAGTCAAAAGATAATCCCATTAGTAGATGCTGTTGTTACAATTACACAGGCTCAAGTAAAGTCAATTTTAGCTGGAGAACATAGAGAAGATGAATTGTGTTATACAAGGGTTTGGCAATCAGATGAGAATGGATTCAAAGTTATTTCAGGTAGTTGTAATTTCGTTCAAAAATCCTGA
- a CDS encoding cytochrome c oxidase assembly protein, which translates to MLKQFTIIKFYSKQPLLFYLALCIIYLLLGTPLSTISHFSFSLHMLQMSILYFIVTPLLLTSIPESLFEKIIEIPMIKRTGQLLIAPRLALYIFSILFLIYHLPLVLNFLTQSPFMKNGYLFILFILSFSIWWPIVSPNPFMRIYDEQKKRYLFLSGLMLMPACIVFILSALVVETHNPFLNQLAVQLCIPPDINSINLFPFPYSTKMDQFIAAVLMLGIHKFSLFLFSRRGNNSHEKLLCN; encoded by the coding sequence TTGCTTAAACAGTTCACAATCATTAAATTCTACAGTAAACAACCACTACTCTTTTATCTAGCTTTATGTATCATATACCTCCTACTCGGAACACCTCTTTCCACAATAAGTCACTTTTCATTCAGCTTACACATGTTACAAATGAGCATTCTTTACTTTATCGTAACCCCCTTACTATTGACGAGTATCCCAGAGAGCTTGTTTGAAAAAATAATAGAGATCCCAATGATTAAGAGAACAGGTCAGCTATTAATTGCACCGAGACTAGCTTTATATATATTTTCTATTCTATTTCTAATCTACCATTTACCATTAGTTTTAAACTTTCTCACCCAAAGTCCCTTTATGAAAAATGGGTATTTATTCATTTTGTTTATTCTTTCTTTTAGTATATGGTGGCCTATTGTTTCACCTAATCCCTTCATGCGAATTTACGATGAGCAAAAAAAACGCTATCTGTTTCTAAGTGGCCTTATGTTAATGCCTGCTTGTATAGTATTTATTTTAAGCGCATTAGTAGTTGAGACACATAACCCATTTTTAAATCAACTAGCAGTACAACTTTGTATACCCCCAGATATTAACTCTATAAACTTATTTCCATTTCCTTATAGTACAAAAATGGACCAATTCATCGCTGCTGTTTTAATGTTGGGAATTCACAAGTTCAGCCTATTCCTTTTTTCTCGTCGAGGCAATAATTCACATGAAAAGTTATTATGTAATTAA
- a CDS encoding FAD-dependent monooxygenase has protein sequence MPQKQFEHAIIIGGSLGGLMMGLALSRSCYTVTILERADSSLRNGAFIRLDKNPYSNSEIERELRHLTSNGNNNVEAWSAIQERLRNAVAKEPGITLQHNTKIVSVGQNESSAWATSKEEQTFKGDFLIGADGYRSIVRRYLNPDRPFADYAGYLVWVGKVDEKLLPKKDWKKRQLSTAYFNNSAVGTLTTAVMPGIEGGTNPGQRWIGFCWFDHSHNQLLSELGVLKDGVAQYSLYGEAIPDSLLEELSQTSQANWRKEDDAILQIAIKDRSLIGAPVNEYIPNILSKGRIAIIGDAAHTMSPMTGAGFNNSLDDTVAIIDSLKQYPNSIINALSEYQTRRLDVVRQDVLAGQGFNRSFGRL, from the coding sequence ATGCCACAAAAACAATTTGAACATGCGATTATTATAGGAGGATCTTTGGGTGGTCTAATGATGGGGCTTGCGTTATCTCGTTCGTGTTATACAGTTACCATTCTTGAACGTGCAGATTCATCATTAAGAAATGGTGCTTTTATTCGTTTAGACAAAAATCCTTATAGTAATAGTGAAATTGAACGAGAATTAAGACACTTGACATCCAATGGTAACAACAATGTTGAAGCCTGGTCAGCCATTCAAGAACGTTTGCGCAATGCAGTTGCTAAAGAACCTGGCATTACCCTTCAGCACAATACAAAAATTGTTAGTGTTGGGCAAAATGAATCATCTGCTTGGGCTACCAGTAAAGAGGAGCAGACGTTTAAAGGAGACTTTTTGATTGGCGCAGATGGATATCGTAGTATTGTCCGCCGCTATTTAAACCCTGACAGACCATTTGCAGATTATGCTGGCTATCTGGTTTGGGTAGGGAAGGTGGACGAAAAACTGTTGCCCAAGAAAGACTGGAAAAAACGGCAACTTTCGACCGCTTATTTCAACAATAGTGCTGTAGGGACATTGACAACTGCGGTGATGCCAGGGATAGAAGGGGGGACCAATCCTGGTCAGCGATGGATAGGTTTTTGCTGGTTTGATCATTCGCATAATCAATTGCTGTCTGAATTAGGGGTGTTAAAGGACGGCGTTGCCCAGTATTCCTTATACGGTGAAGCTATTCCGGATTCGCTACTGGAAGAACTATCACAAACTAGCCAAGCAAATTGGAGGAAAGAAGACGATGCCATTTTGCAAATCGCGATTAAGGACCGCAGCTTAATTGGGGCACCTGTTAATGAATACATCCCTAATATATTGTCAAAAGGAAGAATAGCCATAATCGGAGACGCAGCTCATACCATGTCACCAATGACTGGTGCAGGCTTTAATAACTCACTTGATGATACGGTTGCCATTATCGACTCCCTTAAACAGTATCCGAATTCGATAATAAATGCTTTGAGTGAATACCAAACACGCCGTTTAGATGTGGTTCGTCAAGATGTGCTCGCGGGCCAAGGCTTTAATCGTTCTTTTGGACGCTTGTAA
- a CDS encoding heavy-metal-associated domain-containing protein produces MNETVYLDVKELHCPDCPQKVEKAVSKLDGVSEIKVDYDTESGIVSFDNSLTSITDIINRINKMGFKASISEPTPVKE; encoded by the coding sequence GTGAACGAAACAGTTTACTTAGATGTAAAAGAGTTACATTGTCCGGATTGCCCGCAAAAAGTGGAAAAAGCCGTTTCAAAGCTGGATGGGGTAAGTGAAATTAAAGTGGACTATGATACAGAAAGCGGCATCGTGTCTTTCGATAATTCATTAACGAGCATTACTGATATTATAAACAGAATTAATAAGATGGGGTTTAAAGCATCAATTTCCGAACCTACACCTGTAAAAGAATAA
- a CDS encoding ABC transporter permease — protein MVSVFSKAKNIKTSPIWYKLKQNKMTWVGISILVIIVLLSLFVPFLTPYDPNKVNVIDKFQPPSFEHWFGTDEVGRDIFTRILYGARLSLGVGLLIIMIAAAIGILIGTISGYLGGIVDTIIMRLVDMILAFPSLILAMALAAVLGPNLQNAMIAIAIVKIPLYIRLARGEALVLKEKLFVKSAETFGIHKAVIITKHIIPNAVSPVIIQATLDVGDTILLIATLGFLGLGAQPPTPEWGAMISIGWTYLLTYWWYPVFPGLFLFLASGALNLIGDGIRDVLDPKSAR, from the coding sequence ATGGTCAGTGTATTTTCAAAAGCTAAAAATATCAAAACAAGCCCTATCTGGTATAAATTGAAACAAAATAAAATGACTTGGGTAGGTATTTCTATTCTAGTCATTATTGTATTACTATCATTATTTGTGCCATTCCTTACGCCGTATGATCCGAATAAAGTGAATGTAATCGATAAATTTCAACCACCTTCTTTTGAACATTGGTTTGGTACAGATGAAGTGGGAAGGGATATTTTTACGCGAATTCTATATGGAGCTAGGTTATCTCTTGGAGTTGGTCTTCTCATCATTATGATTGCTGCTGCAATTGGTATTTTGATTGGGACAATTTCAGGTTATCTTGGTGGTATCGTGGATACAATTATTATGCGTTTAGTCGATATGATATTAGCATTTCCAAGTTTAATATTAGCTATGGCATTAGCAGCAGTATTAGGTCCAAATCTACAAAATGCAATGATTGCCATTGCCATTGTTAAAATTCCTCTATATATTCGACTTGCTCGTGGTGAAGCTTTGGTATTGAAAGAAAAGCTATTTGTAAAATCAGCTGAAACATTTGGTATTCATAAAGCTGTAATAATTACTAAGCATATTATTCCTAATGCCGTTTCACCTGTTATTATTCAAGCAACGTTAGATGTAGGTGATACGATTTTGTTAATTGCTACACTAGGTTTCTTAGGATTAGGTGCACAACCTCCTACACCTGAATGGGGTGCGATGATAAGTATCGGCTGGACATACCTTTTAACTTATTGGTGGTATCCAGTATTCCCGGGACTTTTCTTATTCTTAGCATCTGGGGCACTCAATTTAATAGGAGATGGAATCCGAGATGTATTGGATCCAAAATCAGCGCGTTAG
- a CDS encoding ABC transporter ATP-binding protein gives MIEISQIEKIYKTGNQNMHAVKPTNLVIEEGEILGIVGESGSGKSTLGKMIIGLESPTKGTISYNGTQLWVKNKYKRIRAGEIQTVFQDPQSSLDPRMRVKDIILEPLLAFPRLQRNQMGNIERLLHLMKRVGLKEEHLNRYPHEFSGGQRQRIAIARALITDPKCIVLDEPTSALDVSVQAQVLNLLKELQKERNLTYLFISHNMSVIRYMCQRVAVMYKGELVEVGSTVDIFETPKHSYTQKLLSSVLSIQEKEMAGIRD, from the coding sequence ATGATTGAAATTTCGCAAATTGAAAAAATCTATAAGACCGGAAATCAAAACATGCATGCAGTTAAGCCAACTAATTTAGTTATTGAGGAAGGCGAAATTTTAGGTATCGTAGGTGAGTCCGGTTCAGGTAAGAGCACATTAGGAAAAATGATAATAGGGTTGGAATCTCCTACGAAGGGAACGATATCCTATAATGGAACACAGTTATGGGTAAAAAATAAGTATAAACGAATCCGAGCAGGAGAAATACAAACAGTTTTCCAAGATCCACAAAGCTCACTTGACCCAAGGATGAGAGTGAAGGATATTATTTTAGAGCCGTTATTAGCCTTTCCTAGATTACAACGAAATCAAATGGGAAATATAGAACGACTCCTCCACTTAATGAAAAGAGTAGGATTGAAAGAGGAACATTTAAATCGTTATCCGCATGAATTTAGTGGTGGTCAAAGACAAAGGATTGCCATTGCGCGGGCATTAATAACAGATCCAAAATGTATCGTACTAGATGAACCAACCTCTGCTCTTGATGTGTCTGTTCAAGCTCAAGTATTAAACCTCTTGAAAGAATTACAGAAAGAGCGTAATCTTACTTATTTATTTATCTCTCATAACATGTCAGTGATTCGTTATATGTGTCAAAGAGTCGCTGTCATGTATAAAGGAGAACTAGTAGAGGTCGGTAGTACAGTAGATATATTCGAGACACCAAAGCATTCATATACACAGAAACTATTATCTTCTGTATTGAGTATTCAAGAGAAAGAAATGGCTGGCATTAGAGACTAA
- a CDS encoding ABC transporter ATP-binding protein: MLLEIKNLYVDFNGMRGKTEALKNMNLSIEKGEIVGIVGESGSGKSITALSILRLLEENAIISKGEIIYKNRNLLELGKKEIQQLRGKEIGMVFQEPMTALQPTMKVGKQLLHVIKKHRKLSTKEAKEAVIQSLREVHIDQPELVAKKYPFELSGGMRQRIVIALAMASPPNLLIADEPTTALDVTIQYEIINLIKELNQKRGTSILLITHDLGVVANACDRVIVMYAGEVVESGHTKDVLNRPQHPYTESLLGALPDTVEPHQPLRAIEGESPNLLNRPIGCTFAERCTKVMDICKTEHPELKMREANHLVSCWLEKVSV, from the coding sequence GTGTTATTAGAAATAAAGAATTTATATGTAGATTTTAATGGGATGCGAGGCAAAACAGAAGCGCTTAAAAATATGAATCTATCTATTGAAAAAGGTGAAATCGTAGGGATTGTTGGTGAATCAGGCTCAGGGAAATCAATTACTGCATTATCCATTTTAAGACTACTCGAAGAGAATGCTATTATCTCCAAGGGTGAGATCATTTATAAGAATCGTAATTTACTAGAGTTAGGAAAAAAAGAAATCCAACAATTAAGAGGTAAAGAAATAGGGATGGTTTTCCAAGAACCGATGACTGCATTACAGCCAACGATGAAAGTTGGGAAACAGCTTTTACATGTCATAAAGAAACATCGAAAACTATCGACAAAAGAAGCAAAGGAAGCCGTTATTCAATCTTTGAGGGAAGTTCATATAGACCAACCCGAGCTTGTAGCAAAGAAATATCCATTTGAACTGAGTGGTGGAATGAGACAAAGAATTGTCATTGCACTTGCAATGGCTTCACCACCCAACTTATTAATAGCAGACGAACCAACGACCGCCCTTGACGTAACAATACAATATGAAATTATTAATTTAATTAAAGAATTGAATCAAAAAAGAGGGACTTCCATTTTACTTATTACCCATGATTTAGGTGTCGTAGCCAATGCATGTGATCGAGTAATTGTCATGTATGCAGGTGAAGTTGTGGAAAGCGGACATACAAAGGATGTTTTAAATCGACCACAGCATCCATATACAGAATCACTTTTAGGTGCCTTACCTGATACAGTTGAACCTCACCAACCGTTACGAGCAATAGAAGGGGAATCACCTAATTTGCTGAATCGACCAATTGGATGTACTTTTGCTGAAAGATGTACAAAAGTAATGGATATTTGTAAAACTGAACATCCCGAGTTGAAAATGCGCGAGGCAAATCATCTAGTATCTTGTTGGTTAGAGAAGGTGAGTGTATGA